A stretch of the Balearica regulorum gibbericeps isolate bBalReg1 chromosome 15, bBalReg1.pri, whole genome shotgun sequence genome encodes the following:
- the RAI1 gene encoding retinoic acid-induced protein 1 has product MQSFRERCGFHGNQQSYQPTSQDTSRLENYRHQSQAGPNCERQRLVAKEYYSQQQLPYSGYENSAVEKYHRGNKQLAGQQLQGRPAFSNYAVQENSPYPARYSGDESLQAWGGQPQALPGGVAKYEDGLMKKTAALAGGRAYHEPAAAPLPFRTHFQQQQQQQQQQQQQQQPPALPYPKLQRQKLPNDVSSPMPFSQSPHFGQHSQSFPASSTYSSVPGGSQPAHSYKSCTAPSGQPPLERPLGSAASLAPGPRVPNLHGYQPNRIGYEQPPQPPPQPPQPPPPQPPQPPQPPQPPQPLQGRHHAPETLHYQNLAKYQHYNQPGQTYCQGDAPPVRTPEQYYQTFSPSASHSPARSVGRSPSYSSTPSPLMPNLENFQYSQQPLSAGAFPSGIADHSHFMPLLNPSPTDGTSPDAQSGNCKNLQKEKLPENLLSDLSLQSLTALTSQVENISNTVQQLLLSKAAVPQKKGIKTPTRTPEQLKGQHCSPESSTYSAEQVGTPLSDSLSTPQSVHAETQDADYLSGSEDQLERSFLYCNQNRSPARVNSNSKAKPESVSTCSVTSPDDMSTKSDDSFQSIHASLPLETFTKYVTNERDCPRLLLSALSQEELASEIIVLQDAISEKADKAWANSPMLSKEPTKSPFQLENHRPCLDSMVKGAWPSQGDSSTLTEPLKLDKASGASAGKDFGEEVYEGPQVEFTATETKDALKDAAPLAFNSKPSIPVATSSAGATGYSCYSNTTANSVGSENAMENFEWPEESLGEACLRWKELGSGLQATDLPKGLFPSKLVGSCKEKKNACGLDLCDGEQPAKSEPARDFGQQAMEEEEEETLTYDEATKADSERWLQDTRHCCSTGDFSEIPIISSPELKESDLEAEEYSSLCELAGSEQKSVTYDVLPPKPPEMPTVLSSSEVPVSAEETVSTMEKESSAPAARLSGQSVILLGPAVGTETKVKSWFKSSLPHIQPEEESGGGETSHPEAADAKSALSIAVKQQLTPENTLGKTEPVSRGKSLRNKRVHCRLPEGDGPGSTVPSPFSDLPAAGSMAGACLGPDGQAEMPSKNAHSQTPRFPAEGLPARMCTRSFTALAEPRAPAPLEGLKAPTHQEKLGKKPACGVKQRVAFKARKRSGRPAPKVVQNASDATLLVPGLVTAEDATGPTLPEGDTVEAGERDQRSMILRSRTKTQEVFYTKRRRGKRAADVRLKNCKAPKKLISNNHLPPAFKLAAPGSPHKEGKVGARMKLPKAGPGVGGKMSERPLHSLKRKSTFISPIPTKKRNLVLRSNSGGVKEEKPEGPPSLFKKMPVAKKVKAKLPPKSSGEAVPKPPPPKEAPDVCIKITSRAAFQEATKTKVLPPRKGRGLKLEAIVQKITSPNLKKFACKSAATAAATAAAYGTSLSTAGAERERVVKHGGVVPAAGDTRLPRPVAAQKAPATPMAEQLCRNPNGRAPKGKLGGGKKLSTEGCQGEACALALGVQPSSAMAAKSLGLLPKKRNRKGKVAALGMAKVPLGPAPPLALPRERAAGPGGGEEVPREGKKPKTEEKEAGGGEGPPEGRPTAGLARGPKPRANHSNYNGYSKRQRKRLAHGKAKAVPARCKSRGKRRRQAQQAPMLHPAEPEIRLKYISCKRLRADSRAPPFVPYVRVERHGEFTTACTIVNSPGEEARLQRGPAGPAPRPRAALPASSTMHMGPVVSKALSAACLVCCLCRNPANYKDLGDLCGPYYPEDCLPKKKSRLKEKARAEGPGEDTIPPAVAERAPRGTEGSCGAGGKAARPEGAAEAAKQSALRSSPRGMFRRLQSCYCCDERTEGEEAAEKPRRHECHKAESPPQEPAGDTQEHWLHEACAVWTAGVFLVAGKLYGLQEAVKAAADLKCSSCQQAGATVGCCQKGCPHTYHYACAVDTGCLLTEESFSLKCPKHKRQPV; this is encoded by the exons ATGCAGTCCTTTCGAGAAAGGTGTGGTTTCCATGGCAACCAGCAGAGCTACCAGCCGACTTCACAAGATACATCACGCCTGGAGAATTACAGGCATCAAAGTCAGGCAGGGCCGAACTGCGAGCGGCAGAGGCTGGTGGCGAAGGAGTACTACAGTCAGCAGCAACTGCCGTACTCGGGCTACGAGAACAGCGCCGTGGAGAAATACCACCGGGGAAACAAGCAATTAGCGGGGCAGCAGCTGCAAGGCAGGCCGGCCTTTTCCAATTACGCCGTGCAGGAGAACAGCCCCTATCCGGCCCGTTATTCGGGGGACGAGAGCTTGCAGGCATGGGGCGGTCAGCCGCAGGCGCTGCCCGGCGGCGTGGCCAAGTATGAGGACGGCCTGATGAAGAAGACGGCGGCGttggcgggcgggcgggcatACCACGAGCCGGCGGCTGCCCCGCTGCCCTTCCGGACtcacttccagcagcagcagcagcaacagcagcagcagcagcagcagcagcagccgcccgCGCTCCCCTACCCCAAGCTGCAGCGGCAGAAGCTGCCGAACGACGTCTCCTCGCCCATGCCCTTCTCGCAGAGCCCCCACTTCGGGCAGCACTCGCAGTCCTTCCCCGCCTCCTCCACCTACTCCTCAGTGCCGGGGGGCAGCCAGCCGGCACACTCCTACAAGAGCTGCACGGCGCCCTCGGGGCAGCCGCCGCTGGAGCGGCCCCTGGGCAGCGCCGCCAGCCtggcccccggcccccgcgTGCCCAACCTGCATGGCTACCAGCCCAACCGCATCGGCTACGAGCAGcccccgcagccgccgccgcagcccccacagccgccgccgccgcagcctCCGCAGCCGCCGCAGCCCCCACAGCCACCGCAGCCCTTGCAAGGGCGACATCACGCCCCGGAGAccctccactaccaaaacctggccaaGTACCAACATTACAACCAGCCGGGCCAAACCTACTGCCAGGGTGACGCGCCGCCCGTCCGGACACCGGAGCAGTACTACCAGACCTTCAGCCCCAGCGCCAGCCACTCGCCAGCTCGCTCCGTCGGCAGGTCCCCGTCCTACAGCTCCACTCCCTCCCCGCTGATGCCCAACCTGGAGAACTTTCAGTACAGCCAGCAGCCGCTGAGCGCCGGCGCCTTCCCGTCCGGCATTGCCGACCACAGCCATTTCATGCCGCTGCTGAACCCTTCTCCCACCGACGGGACAAGCCCTGACGCTCAATCTGGAAACTGCAAAAACTTGCAGAAAGAGAAGCTGCCTGAAAACCTGCTGTCTGACCTGAGCCTGCAGAGCCTGACGGCGCTCACCTCCCAGGTGGAGAACATCTCCAACACCGTCCAGCAGCTGCTACTCTCCAAAGCGGCCGTGCCCCAGAAAAAGGGCATCAAGACCCCGACGAGGACTCCCGAGCAGCTCAAGGGGCAGCACTGCAGCCCCGAGAGCAGCACCTACTCAGCGGAGCAGGTGGGGACTCCCCTGTCCGACTCTCTGAGCACCCCCCAGTCCGTCCATGCCGAGACACAGGATGCCGACTATCTCAGCGGGTCAGAGGACCAGCTGGAGAGGAGTTTTCTGTACTGCAACCAGAACCGCAGCCCTGCCCGTGTCAACAGCAACTCCAAGGCAAAGCCCGAGTCCGTGTCCACCTGCTCCGTGACCTCTCCAGATGACATGTCCACCAAATCAGACGACTCCTTCCAGAGCATCCACGCCAGCCTGCCCCTGGAGACCTTCACCAAGTACGTGACCAACGAACGGGACTGTCCCCGGCTGCTCCTCAGCGCCCTGTCCCAGGAGGAGCTGGCTTCCGAGATCATTGTCCTGCAGGATGCCATCAGCGAGAAGGCAGACAAAGCCTGGGCCAACTCTCCCATGCTGAGCAAGGAGCCCACCAAGTCCCCCTTCCAGCTGGAGAACCACCGGCCCTGTCTGGACTCCATGGTGAAGGGTGCCTGGCCCAGCCAGGGCGATTCCAGCACGCTCACTGAGCCCCTCAAGCTGGACAAGGCTTCGGGAGCCAGCGCAGGGAAGGACTTTGGCGAGGAGGTGTATGAGGGTCCCCAGGTGGAGTTCACGGCCACCGAGACCAAGGATGCGCTGAAGGACGCAGCCCCGCTGGCCTTCAACTCCAAGCCCAGCATCCCAGTGGCGACATCAAGTGCTGGAGCCACCGGCTACAGCTGCTACTCGAACACCACCGCCAACTCAGTGGGATCCGAGAACGCCATGGAAAACTTTGAGTGGCCGGAGGAGAGCCTGGGTGAGGCGTGCCTGCGGTGGAAGGAGCTGGGCTCAGGTCTGCAGGCCACCGACCTCCCCAAGGGCTTGTTCCCCAGCAAATTGGTGGGctcctgcaaagagaaaaaaaatgcctgcgGCTTGGATCTGTGTGATGGTGAGCAGCCGGCCAAGAGTGAGCCGGCTCGGGACTTCGGCCAGCAGGcgatggaggaggaagaggaggagacacTGACCTATGATGAGGCCACGAAGGCGGACAGCGAGAGGTGGCTGCAAGACACCCGGCACTGCTGCTCGACCGGGGACTTCAGTGAGATCCCCATCATCTCCTCGCCAGAGCTGAAGGAGTCAGACCTGGAGGCGGAGGAGTACTCCTCGCTGTGCGAGCTGGCCGGCTCGGAGCAGAAGTCGGTCACGTATGATGTCTTGCCACCCAAGCCCCCGGAGATGCCCACTGTGCTGTCCTCCAGTGAGGTACCCGTGTCCGCCGAGGAGACTGTCAGCACGATGGAAAAGGAGAGTTCGGCTCCCGCTGCACGCCTCTCCGGCCAGTCTGTCATCCTGCTGGGCCCTGCTGTGGGCACGGAGACCAAGGTGAAGAGCTGGTTCAAGTCCTCCCTGCCCCACATCCAGCCCGAGGAGGAGAGCGGTGGAGGGGAGACATCCCACCCGGAGGCGGCCGATGCCAAATCCGCCCTGTCGATTGcagtgaagcagcagctcaCCCCTGAAAACACACTGGGGAAGACAGAGCCTGTCTCGCGGGGCAAGAGCCTCCGCAACAAGAGGGTCCACTGCCGGCTGCCGGAGGGGGACGGCCCCGGCAGCACCGTGCCCAGCCCCTTCAGTGACTTGCCAGCAGCCGGCAGCATGGCCGGCGCCTGCCTGGGGCCAGACGGCCAGGCCGAGATGCCAAGCAAGAATGCCCACAGCCAAACGCCCCGGTTTCCAGCCGAGGGTCTGCCAGCCCGCATGTGCACCCGCTCCTTCACTGCCCTCGCCGAGCCCCGCGCCCCGGCACCGCTGGAGGGGCTGAAGGCCCCCACGCACCAGgagaagctggggaagaaaCCCGCCTGTGGCGTGAAGCAGCGGGTGGCTTTCAAAGCCAGGAAGCGCAGCGGCCGGCCAGCCCCCAAGGTGGTCCAAAACGCCAGCGATGCCACCCTCCTGGTGCCCGGCTTGGTGACAGCAGAGGACGCAACGGGGCCAACACTGCCGGAGGGGGACACGGtggaggctggggagagggaccAGCGGTCGATGATCCTGCGCTCCCGGACGAAGACACAGGAGGTTTTCTACACCAAGAGGCGGCGGGGCAAGCGAGCAGCTGATGTCCGGCTGAAGAACTGCAAGGCACCCAAGAAGCTCATCTCCAACAACCACCTTCCGCCCGCCTTCAAGCTGgcagccccgggcagcccccaCAAGGAGGGCAAGGTGGGCGCCCGGATGAAGCTGCCCAAAGCAGGGCCGGGCGTGGGGGGCAAGATGTCTGAGCGGCCTCTGCACTCGCTGAAGAGGAAGTCCACCTTCATCTCCCCCATCCCTACAAAGAAGAGGAACCTGGTCCTGCGGAGCAACAGCGGCGGCGTGAAGGAGGAGAAGCCGGAGGGCCCCCCCAGTCTCTTCAAGAAGATGCCCGTGGCCAAGAAGGTGAAAGCCAAGCTGCCACCCAAGAGCTCCGGCGAAGCCGTCCCAAAGCCCCCCCCACCAAAGGAGGCCCCCGATGTCTGCATTAAGATCACCTCACGGGCAGCCTTCCAGGAGGCCACCAAGACCAAAGTGCTGCCTCCCCGCAAAGGCCGCGGCCTCAAGCTGGAGGCCATCGTCCAGAAAATCACCTCACCCAACCTGAAAAAATTCGCCTGCAAATCGGCAGCCACGGCGGCGGCCACGGCGGCCGCCTACGGCACCTCCCTGAGCACTGCGGGGGCGGAGAGGGAGCGGGTGGTGAAGCATGGCGGGGTGGTCCCAGCGGCGGGCGACACACGGCTGCCCAGGCCGGTGGCAGCACAGAAGGCGCCCGCCACGCCGATGGCCGAGCAGCTCTGCCGAAATCCCAATGGCCGGGCGCCGAAGGGGAAGCTGGGCGGTGGGAAGAAGCTCTCCACCGAGGGCTGCCAGGGCGAAGCCTGTGCCCTGGCCCTGGGGGTGCAGCCCAGCTCCGCCATGGCGGCCAAGAGCCTGGGGCTCCTGCCCAAGAAGAGGAACCGCAAGGGCAAAGTGGCGGCGCTGGGCATGGCCAAGGTTCCCCTGGGTCCCGCACCGCCACTGGCGCTGCCCCGGGAGCGTGCGGCCGGCCCGGGTGGCGGGGAGGAGGTGCCGCGGGAGGGGAAGAAACCAAAGACTGAGGAGAAGGAGGCGGGGGGCGGCGAGGGACCCCCTGAGGGACGCCCCACAGCCGGGCTGGCGCGGGGGCCGAAGCCACGGGCCAACCACTCCAACTACAACGGCTACTCCAAGCGGCAGCGGAAGCGGCTGGCCCACGGCAAGGCCAAGGCGGTCCCGGCACGGTGCAAGAGCCGTGGCAAGCGGCGGCGGCAGGCCCAGCAAGCCCCGATGCTGCACCCTGCCGAGCCCGAGATCCGGCTGAAGTACATCTCCTGCAAGCGGCTGCGGGCAGACAGCCGGGCCCCCCCCTTCGTCCCCTACGTCCGCGTGGAACGGCACGGCGAATTCACCACCGCCTGCACCATTGTCAACTCGCCCGGTGAGGAGGCACGGCTGCAACGGGGACCGGCTGGGCCAGCGCCACGACCAcgggcagccctgcccgctTCCTCCACCATGCACATGGGGCCGGTGGTGTCAAAGGCACTGAGCGCTGCCTGCCTGGTCTGCTGCCTGTGCCGCAACCCTGCCAACTACAAGGACCTGGGGGACCTCTGCGGGCCCTACTACCCCGAGGACTGCCTGCCTAAGAAGAAGTCACGGCTGAAGGAGAAGGCACGGGCGGAGGGACCAGGCGAGGACACCATCCCACCCGCAGTGGCCGAGCGGGCGCCCCGAGGGACAGAGGGCAGCTGCGGTGCTGGCGGCAAGGCGGCACGGCCAGAGGGTGCCGCCGAGGCGGCCAAGCAGAGCGCGCTGCGCTCCAGCCCGCGGGGCATGTTTCGtaggctgcagagctgctacTGCTGTGACGAGAGGACAGAGGGCGAGGAGGCGGCCGAAAAGCCCCGGCGGCACGAATGTCACAAGGCTGAGTCCCCGCCGCAGGAGCCGGCGGGCGACACGCAGGAGCACTGGCTGCACGAGGCCTGTGCCGTATGGACCGCTGGGGTTTTCCTGGTGGCAGGGAAGCTCTACGGGCTGCAGGAGGCCGTCAAGGCGGCTGCCGACCTG AAGTGCTCGAGCTGCCAGCAAGCGGGAGCCACCGTGGGCTGCTGCCAGAAGGGGTGTCCCCACACCTACCACTACGCGTGTGCCGTCGACACAG GTTGCTTATTAACCGAAGAGAGCTTCTCTCTGAAATGTCCCAAACATAAG AGGCAGCCGGTGTAG